The Thermosipho africanus Ob7 genome has a segment encoding these proteins:
- a CDS encoding glycosyltransferase codes for MISVLHCPVVIANNSVVISKYLQKLGINSKVISYFKTWLDFKGDINLNLDKYPLPERNKIVKKFFSENIDFFKKFDIIHYHFFDTLTYGTSFGGWNAYPEKNPYWELEYFKNLGKKIVVSSWGSDVRNNSKFVYYQLKFEGEKNLPYPPLNTYNQYFKIWEFSKYSDAIVHGDSEQLNHAPYGIMIPIPFDPESYQITEYNNNFSIIHAPSNKFIKGSKYVLKVFDKLKRKYPKIEFKLITNLKHEEAKKIYSGKGIAIDQINFSIGLFSLESLYFGREVISTIHESEFINGDPKLFAPIHSVYSEQELEEKIEYLINNYSSTINEKRKYVIENFSADKIAKLYKDLYQLLLDNEKIPFIFNQKWLSEFDSVIKNKQFASNYYSKITDLLLEKKDYERLDFEISNGINLGDNIELIAKKIFSLRLRKKFEEANKLEKANKKVVNTEKYKIIYSKLSKLMVK; via the coding sequence ATGATTTCTGTTCTGCACTGTCCAGTTGTAATTGCTAACAATTCAGTTGTTATATCTAAATATTTACAAAAATTAGGGATTAACTCAAAAGTCATTTCATACTTTAAAACCTGGTTAGATTTTAAAGGCGATATCAATCTAAATTTAGATAAATATCCACTTCCTGAAAGAAATAAAATCGTAAAAAAATTCTTTTCTGAAAATATAGACTTTTTCAAAAAATTTGATATCATTCATTATCATTTTTTTGATACATTAACATATGGAACCTCTTTTGGAGGTTGGAATGCATACCCTGAAAAAAATCCGTACTGGGAATTAGAATATTTCAAAAACTTAGGAAAGAAAATTGTTGTAAGCTCATGGGGTTCTGATGTAAGAAATAATTCAAAGTTTGTTTACTACCAGCTTAAATTCGAAGGAGAAAAAAATTTACCTTATCCACCTTTAAATACTTATAATCAGTACTTTAAAATATGGGAATTTTCAAAATATAGCGATGCAATTGTTCATGGAGATAGTGAACAACTTAACCATGCTCCTTACGGAATTATGATACCTATTCCTTTTGATCCAGAAAGCTATCAAATCACAGAATATAATAATAACTTTAGCATAATTCACGCTCCTTCAAACAAATTTATTAAAGGTTCAAAATATGTATTAAAAGTGTTTGATAAACTAAAACGAAAATATCCTAAAATAGAATTTAAACTTATTACAAATTTAAAACATGAAGAGGCCAAAAAAATATACTCTGGAAAGGGAATTGCCATTGATCAAATCAATTTTTCCATAGGGTTATTTTCTTTAGAAAGTTTGTACTTTGGAAGGGAAGTTATTTCTACTATTCATGAATCAGAATTTATAAATGGTGATCCAAAATTATTCGCACCTATACATTCCGTTTATTCTGAACAAGAATTGGAAGAAAAAATTGAATATCTAATCAATAATTATTCATCAACTATTAATGAAAAGAGAAAATACGTAATCGAAAACTTTTCAGCCGACAAGATTGCTAAGTTGTACAAAGATTTATATCAACTTCTACTGGATAACGAAAAAATACCTTTTATATTTAATCAAAAATGGTTATCTGAATTTGATTCAGTAATTAAAAATAAACAATTTGCAAGTAATTATTACTCTAAAATAACCGACCTTTTATTAGAAAAAAAAGATTACGAAAGGCTAGATTTTGAAATATCAAATGGAATTAATCTTGGAGATAATATTGAACTTATTGCAAAAAAAATATTTTCATTAAGGCTCAGAAAAAAGTTTGAAGAAGCTAACAAACTTGAAAAAGCCAATAAAAAAGTGGTAAATACCGAAAAATACAAAATAATTTATTCTAAATTATCTAAATTGATGGTGAAATAA
- a CDS encoding methionyl-tRNA formyltransferase, with product MKKILFIGSKEIGEKTLKLIANKSPESLCGIVTINDENDMRSRKNNIIKIGENLKIPVFIGGNPEIEKIINLKKPDLALVVGWYKIIPERILKMVPMGFFGLHHSLLPKYRGGSPLVWAVINDEKVVGTTLFKLANGIDNGPIFDQKKLEINEKDYISDIIEKISVLDLEMIEKFIFSVKNDLDLNLKIQNEKDATYCLQRKPDDGKINWNWPIKKCYNFIRAQSKPYPGAFTYFENSKIIIWKASMTNTIFYGKPGTIVIFNGKLGVITGDQKLMLLENIEKLGNDKIKPFKTFY from the coding sequence ATGAAAAAAATATTATTTATTGGCAGTAAAGAAATTGGAGAAAAAACTCTTAAATTAATAGCTAATAAATCACCAGAAAGCCTTTGTGGAATAGTAACAATTAACGATGAAAATGATATGAGAAGTAGAAAAAACAACATAATAAAAATTGGAGAAAATTTAAAAATTCCCGTATTTATAGGAGGTAATCCTGAAATAGAAAAAATAATAAATTTAAAAAAGCCTGATTTAGCTCTAGTAGTTGGATGGTATAAAATAATCCCAGAACGTATATTAAAAATGGTCCCAATGGGATTTTTTGGTTTACATCACTCCCTTTTACCAAAATATAGAGGTGGTTCTCCATTAGTATGGGCAGTTATTAATGATGAAAAAGTTGTAGGAACAACTCTATTTAAACTTGCAAATGGTATTGATAATGGACCAATATTTGATCAAAAAAAGCTAGAAATAAATGAAAAAGACTATATATCAGATATTATAGAAAAAATTAGCGTTCTTGATCTTGAAATGATAGAAAAATTTATTTTTTCAGTAAAAAACGACTTAGATTTAAATCTTAAAATTCAAAATGAGAAAGATGCTACATATTGTTTACAAAGAAAACCTGATGACGGTAAAATTAATTGGAATTGGCCAATCAAGAAATGCTATAATTTTATTAGAGCACAATCAAAACCCTATCCTGGTGCATTTACCTATTTCGAAAATTCTAAAATTATAATTTGGAAAGCTTCCATGACCAATACAATTTTCTATGGAAAGCCAGGAACTATCGTAATTTTTAATGGAAAGTTAGGAGTAATTACAGGCGATCAGAAACTAATGTTATTAGAAAACATAGAAAAATTAGGAAATGACAAGATAAAACCTTTCAAAACTTTCTACTAA